A genome region from Arthrobacter sp. SLBN-100 includes the following:
- a CDS encoding PucR family transcriptional regulator — translation MAISLAALLGIKSLNLSKVGVAETTWHQDINWVAVTELEDPQRFINGGELILTTGLRLKSAPEQRRFVRQVQRAGAVGIGFGVGLSHEAVPPALLAEANRWGLPVVQVPYETPFIAVGKLVADAQSADHYAKLERLIAGHQVLARALLTGGGLAELLKHLGGMLRADIALTQFTAQLYNSTKDNPQADTWASYPIPTGRRDACTLWVRKPFEDSGIIGYAQNLISVELNNMVKQRQAERALCGQVLDDVIHGALETSEAQRRLAGVGINSTRKNVVLLAVSAAHHKALVSTSVPRELEKSVAAVVGKDLVLVMNDDGGAAPSLARKLSDHLAEAGIHATIGIGGAYTKPNGLRWSYFEARDAASHGLPVNEPERLSLTSLLLASEDVPLADMAHESLNPLRTFDAAHGAELMTTLESYLNNNGSVAAVAEELTLHRNTVRYRLAQITELTGYDPAVTTDRVQLWLALAVARLSARQGK, via the coding sequence ATGGCCATTTCCCTTGCTGCCCTCCTGGGTATCAAATCCCTGAACCTGTCCAAAGTGGGGGTCGCCGAGACCACCTGGCACCAGGACATCAACTGGGTGGCTGTGACCGAACTGGAGGACCCGCAGCGCTTCATCAACGGCGGCGAACTCATCCTCACCACCGGCCTGCGGCTGAAATCGGCCCCCGAGCAGCGGCGTTTTGTCCGCCAGGTGCAGCGGGCCGGCGCTGTGGGCATCGGCTTCGGGGTGGGGCTTTCGCATGAGGCAGTGCCGCCGGCCCTTCTTGCCGAGGCCAACCGCTGGGGCCTGCCCGTGGTGCAGGTCCCCTACGAGACGCCGTTCATCGCCGTCGGCAAGCTGGTGGCGGACGCGCAGTCCGCGGACCACTACGCCAAGCTGGAACGGCTGATTGCCGGGCACCAGGTCCTGGCGCGTGCGCTGCTGACGGGCGGCGGCCTGGCCGAGCTCCTGAAACACCTGGGCGGCATGCTCCGGGCGGACATTGCGCTCACCCAGTTCACGGCCCAGCTGTACAACAGCACCAAGGACAATCCGCAGGCCGATACCTGGGCTTCCTACCCCATCCCCACCGGCCGGCGCGACGCCTGCACGCTGTGGGTCCGCAAGCCTTTCGAGGACTCCGGCATCATCGGGTACGCGCAGAACCTGATCAGCGTTGAGCTGAACAACATGGTCAAGCAGCGCCAGGCCGAGCGTGCCCTGTGCGGTCAGGTACTGGACGACGTGATCCACGGAGCCCTGGAAACCAGCGAGGCCCAGCGCCGCCTGGCCGGCGTCGGCATCAACAGCACCCGCAAGAACGTGGTGCTGCTGGCCGTCTCCGCCGCCCATCACAAGGCCCTGGTGAGCACCTCCGTGCCGCGCGAACTGGAGAAGTCCGTTGCCGCCGTCGTGGGCAAGGATCTGGTGCTGGTGATGAACGACGACGGCGGGGCGGCGCCGTCGCTGGCGCGGAAGCTGAGTGACCACCTGGCTGAGGCGGGGATCCACGCGACGATCGGCATCGGCGGGGCGTACACCAAGCCGAACGGCCTGCGCTGGAGCTACTTCGAGGCGCGGGACGCCGCCAGCCACGGGCTGCCGGTCAACGAGCCGGAGCGGCTGAGCCTGACGTCGCTGCTGCTGGCCAGTGAGGACGTGCCGCTGGCGGATATGGCCCACGAGTCACTGAACCCGCTGCGGACCTTCGATGCCGCCCATGGTGCCGAGCTGATGACCACGCTGGAAAGCTACCTGAACAACAACGGCTCGGTGGCCGCCGTCGCCGAGGAGCTTACGCTGCACCGGAACACGGTCAGGTACCGGCTGGCGCAGATCACCGAACTGACCGGCTACGATCCTGCCGTCACCACGGACAGGGTACAGCTCTGGCTTGCACTTGCGGTGGCCCGGCTGTCCGCCCGCCAAGGGAAGTAG
- a CDS encoding CYTH and CHAD domain-containing protein: protein MASQGIEIEKKYDVGDAATVPALEELPGVARVGAARTAVLEAVYFDTDQYTLASRRITLRRRTGGGDAGWHLKLPPEASAETELQQRREVHAPLGQPGVVPDSLLAYVQAYLRGDEVKPVVRLETRRTTHALYGEDGVHLADLADDQVEATLLPHGDAPAQRQSWREWELELVHGGPDLFAPAEEVLTAAGARPAGHASKLARALGGDEGGAAAQEERETPAALLAGKKAPAAAVVTVYVAEQLRGLLADDAAVRLEEPEGIHNMRSAIRRLRSVLGAYRKLYRAMPVRRLRDELDWLALLLGDPRDSQVVLERLRGQLDELPPGDARDAVREQVERKAGAAFDAGYRLVQEALKSERYFRLLDNLEDFRDHPPVRAEAVAPGRRIAAKAVDKSARRLRRSHKAARDARRGTDHENALHQVRKDAKRLRHVAESAALVTGKRAGKVVNAAHKQQRILGDFHDALIARNLLQDLEAGHGLAQSTAQALAALRARQAELMDAAVAKYRKARKKSRALLRRGVI, encoded by the coding sequence ATGGCTTCCCAGGGAATCGAAATCGAGAAGAAGTACGACGTCGGTGATGCCGCCACAGTGCCTGCGCTCGAAGAACTGCCGGGGGTGGCGCGCGTAGGGGCTGCCCGTACTGCCGTCCTGGAGGCGGTCTATTTCGATACGGACCAGTACACCCTCGCTTCCCGCCGGATCACGCTGCGCCGCCGCACCGGGGGAGGCGACGCCGGGTGGCACCTTAAGCTGCCCCCGGAAGCCAGTGCGGAAACAGAACTCCAGCAGCGCCGGGAGGTGCATGCACCACTGGGCCAGCCCGGCGTCGTTCCTGACAGCCTGTTGGCGTATGTGCAGGCGTACCTGCGGGGAGATGAAGTGAAGCCCGTGGTCCGGCTCGAAACCCGGCGCACCACGCACGCGCTGTATGGCGAGGACGGGGTCCATCTGGCGGACCTGGCCGACGACCAGGTGGAAGCCACCCTCCTGCCCCACGGGGACGCCCCGGCGCAGCGGCAGAGCTGGCGCGAGTGGGAGCTGGAACTCGTCCATGGCGGACCGGACCTGTTTGCCCCTGCCGAAGAGGTCCTCACCGCTGCGGGCGCCCGTCCCGCCGGCCACGCATCCAAGCTGGCGCGTGCCCTCGGCGGTGATGAGGGGGGCGCCGCAGCGCAGGAGGAGCGGGAAACCCCGGCGGCACTCCTCGCCGGCAAGAAGGCTCCGGCGGCCGCCGTCGTTACCGTCTATGTGGCGGAGCAACTGCGCGGGCTCCTTGCCGACGACGCCGCGGTCAGGCTGGAGGAACCTGAGGGCATCCACAACATGAGGTCCGCCATCCGCCGGCTCCGTTCAGTGCTGGGCGCGTACCGGAAGCTTTACCGCGCCATGCCGGTCAGGCGCCTGCGGGACGAGCTCGACTGGCTGGCCCTGCTGCTCGGTGATCCGCGGGACTCTCAGGTGGTGCTGGAAAGGTTGCGGGGGCAGCTGGACGAGCTCCCGCCGGGGGACGCCAGGGACGCCGTCAGGGAGCAGGTGGAGCGTAAGGCCGGAGCGGCATTCGACGCCGGTTACCGGCTCGTCCAGGAGGCGCTGAAGTCCGAGCGGTACTTCCGGCTGCTGGACAACCTTGAGGACTTCCGGGACCACCCGCCGGTGAGGGCAGAAGCGGTGGCCCCTGGCCGCAGGATCGCCGCGAAGGCGGTGGACAAGTCCGCCCGCCGGCTCCGGCGCTCGCATAAGGCCGCCCGCGATGCGCGCCGCGGCACGGACCACGAAAACGCACTCCACCAGGTGCGCAAGGACGCCAAGCGGCTGCGCCATGTGGCCGAGTCGGCGGCGCTGGTGACGGGCAAGCGCGCCGGGAAAGTCGTCAACGCCGCCCACAAGCAGCAAAGGATCCTGGGTGACTTCCACGATGCCCTGATTGCCCGGAACCTGCTGCAGGACCTCGAAGCGGGTCACGGCCTGGCTCAGTCCACCGCACAGGCCCTGGCCGCGCTGCGGGCGCGCCAGGCCGAACTGATGGACGCCGCCGTGGCCAAGTACCGAAAGGCCCGCAAGAAGTCCCGCGCCCTGCTGCGGCGCGGGGTCATCTAG
- a CDS encoding MFS transporter: protein MSATPPSSAASSAARFTAPASAPRTASAPAPAAVPAPAAVRTPAQGPTKPGSAVVFGVIALVLIGLNLRAGITGASALLHDLQTVLGYGPLVAAIIPSIPTLCFALAGAATSWLTGKLGVEKAILLSLSMLAGGLLLRGIPATGMLVLGSVVGMSGLAVCNVAMPSFIREHFAHRTSLMTGVYTVTMTTGATVTAVAVVPLAQALGSPSAAVGAIGITAVAAFLGFLPVALHAHRNSTRSAARHVSPWPLLRTRKGLLLTAIFTLQALLAYALLSWFPYMLTTMGMNASDSGLMFGLMQLVSVPAGMLLIAIGSRPGMLRPAFYLVSITMAAGLALLLVLPVGLAVVPAVLLGFGLGIFPLVMVMISRSGASTAETTALSTLAQSSGYLLATAGPFGMGLLHSATGGWVLPLALLLALALVQIVVAHLITGSAMTRSVAGAAGAASVRTAAAPAVEKK from the coding sequence ATGTCCGCCACTCCCCCTTCCTCCGCCGCCTCCTCCGCCGCCCGATTCACCGCGCCCGCTTCGGCACCCCGCACTGCTTCCGCTCCGGCGCCTGCAGCCGTGCCCGCGCCTGCTGCCGTACGGACTCCGGCACAGGGGCCGACGAAGCCGGGCTCCGCCGTCGTGTTCGGTGTTATTGCGTTGGTGTTGATCGGCCTCAACCTGCGTGCGGGCATCACCGGAGCGTCCGCACTGCTGCACGACCTGCAGACGGTGCTGGGTTATGGGCCACTGGTGGCCGCAATCATCCCATCGATCCCCACCCTGTGCTTTGCCCTGGCGGGCGCGGCCACGTCCTGGCTGACGGGCAAGCTGGGCGTGGAGAAGGCGATCCTGCTGTCCCTCTCCATGCTGGCCGGCGGCCTCCTGCTCCGGGGTATCCCTGCCACCGGGATGCTGGTGTTGGGCAGCGTGGTGGGAATGTCCGGACTGGCAGTGTGCAATGTGGCCATGCCGTCCTTCATCCGCGAGCACTTCGCGCACCGGACTTCCCTTATGACCGGCGTGTATACGGTGACGATGACCACCGGGGCCACCGTTACCGCCGTCGCCGTGGTACCGCTGGCGCAGGCCCTCGGATCGCCGTCCGCCGCCGTCGGCGCCATTGGTATTACTGCCGTGGCCGCGTTCCTGGGCTTCCTCCCCGTGGCCCTGCACGCGCACCGCAACAGCACGCGTTCGGCAGCACGGCACGTGTCCCCCTGGCCGCTGCTGCGGACCCGGAAAGGGTTGCTGCTGACCGCCATCTTCACGCTCCAGGCCCTGCTTGCCTATGCCCTGCTGAGCTGGTTCCCGTACATGCTCACCACCATGGGAATGAATGCCTCGGACAGCGGACTCATGTTCGGGCTGATGCAGCTGGTGTCCGTGCCCGCGGGCATGCTGCTCATCGCCATCGGCTCCCGTCCCGGCATGCTCCGCCCGGCGTTCTACCTGGTGAGCATCACCATGGCCGCGGGACTGGCCCTGCTCCTGGTCCTGCCCGTGGGGCTGGCTGTTGTTCCCGCCGTCCTGCTGGGATTCGGCCTGGGCATCTTCCCCCTGGTGATGGTGATGATCAGCCGCAGTGGAGCGAGTACGGCCGAAACCACGGCGCTGTCCACGCTGGCGCAGTCCAGCGGATACCTGCTGGCGACCGCGGGCCCCTTCGGCATGGGCCTGCTGCACAGTGCCACCGGCGGCTGGGTCCTGCCCCTTGCGCTGCTTCTGGCTTTGGCATTGGTCCAGATTGTGGTGGCGCACCTGATCACGGGCAGCGCGATGACACGCAGCGTAGCCGGCGCGGCCGGCGCCGCCAGTGTCCGCACAGCCGCCGCGCCCGCCGTCGAAAAGAAGTAG
- a CDS encoding FadR/GntR family transcriptional regulator, with amino-acid sequence MALSPSHRTPLAEEVTAKLRTMIQSGGWPLHQRIPSETGLMTDLGVSRGTLREAIKALAHSGMLEVRRGDGTYVRATSEISGAARRMYQDHTEAHILEVRLGLDTQAARLAARNATRDDVAALRGLLAGRTQAWNSDDYEAWARADWGFHERVAQASGNPLLHELYVSFGAVVHEDLLKQLRRPGFDGLQHEGHDLLLMAIEQRDEDAAVATVNRNLNSCAEWLAA; translated from the coding sequence ATGGCACTCAGTCCCTCGCACCGCACGCCGCTTGCAGAGGAAGTCACCGCCAAGCTGCGCACCATGATCCAGTCCGGCGGTTGGCCCCTCCACCAGCGCATCCCCTCCGAAACCGGGTTGATGACCGATCTGGGCGTCTCACGCGGCACCCTGCGTGAGGCCATCAAGGCCTTGGCGCACAGCGGCATGCTGGAAGTCCGCCGGGGTGACGGCACTTATGTCCGGGCCACCAGTGAGATCTCCGGCGCCGCCCGGCGCATGTACCAGGACCACACCGAGGCGCACATCCTGGAAGTCCGGCTGGGCCTGGATACCCAGGCGGCCCGGCTGGCGGCGCGCAACGCCACACGCGACGACGTTGCGGCCCTGCGCGGCCTCCTCGCGGGCCGCACCCAGGCCTGGAACAGCGACGACTATGAGGCCTGGGCGCGAGCCGACTGGGGCTTCCATGAACGGGTGGCCCAGGCATCCGGCAACCCCCTGCTGCATGAGCTCTACGTCAGCTTCGGCGCAGTGGTCCATGAGGATCTGCTCAAGCAGCTCCGCCGGCCGGGATTCGATGGGCTCCAGCACGAGGGGCACGATCTCCTGCTGATGGCCATTGAGCAGCGGGATGAGGATGCTGCCGTAGCCACCGTCAACCGGAACCTGAACTCCTGCGCGGAGTGGCTGGCGGCATAG
- a CDS encoding AI-2E family transporter yields MARTRQTEQVPGTDTVRTPHVPVPAPATKKREAKQPGTLWTDGLGRVATRSAQVLLILTVAVASVYALMQIKLLVIPILIALILAAAIGPFVNMLRRRGLPGGVATGIAFVALLALLAGISAVIYLSVRNEWGELARQASSGLDQLEQFLLTGPVPIEQEQLDQAREGIVQFASSSQVRSGAITGLSVVTEFIAGASLMVVILFFFLKDGAKIWNFLLRPFSGRREAKLRRVGSRTLEVLGGYVRGTAIVALVDTVAIGAALLILQVPLAFPLAIIIFITAFIPLVGATIAGILAALVALVANGPVVALIVVAVVVAVNQLEGDLLQPVVMGKSLQLHALVILMALTAGTILAGIVGAVLSVPLAAVVWAIIQVWTAEDPNLADMNPDLPPPNSQPV; encoded by the coding sequence ATGGCGCGAACCCGCCAGACCGAACAGGTGCCGGGCACCGACACCGTGCGGACCCCGCACGTACCGGTCCCGGCCCCGGCCACGAAGAAACGGGAAGCTAAACAGCCCGGCACGCTCTGGACCGACGGGCTGGGCAGGGTGGCCACCCGCTCGGCCCAAGTCCTGCTGATCCTCACGGTTGCCGTGGCGTCCGTGTACGCCCTGATGCAGATCAAGCTCCTGGTCATCCCGATCCTGATCGCGTTGATCCTGGCCGCGGCGATCGGGCCATTCGTCAACATGCTCCGGCGCCGCGGACTTCCCGGCGGAGTGGCTACCGGCATCGCCTTCGTGGCATTACTGGCATTACTCGCCGGCATCTCCGCCGTGATCTACCTTTCGGTCCGCAACGAGTGGGGCGAGCTGGCCCGGCAGGCGTCGTCCGGGCTGGATCAGCTGGAGCAGTTCCTGCTGACCGGCCCGGTTCCCATCGAGCAGGAACAGCTGGACCAGGCGCGGGAGGGAATCGTGCAGTTTGCGTCCAGCAGCCAGGTCCGCTCCGGCGCCATCACCGGCCTTTCCGTGGTCACCGAATTCATCGCCGGGGCCAGCCTGATGGTGGTCATCCTGTTCTTCTTCCTCAAGGACGGCGCAAAGATCTGGAATTTCCTGCTGCGGCCGTTCAGCGGGCGGCGGGAAGCGAAGCTGCGCCGGGTGGGGAGCCGGACCCTCGAGGTGCTGGGCGGGTATGTGCGCGGCACCGCCATCGTGGCGCTGGTGGACACGGTGGCCATCGGCGCGGCGCTGCTGATCCTGCAGGTTCCCCTGGCGTTCCCGCTGGCCATCATTATCTTCATTACCGCGTTCATTCCACTGGTGGGAGCCACCATTGCCGGCATCCTGGCCGCCCTGGTGGCCCTGGTTGCGAACGGCCCGGTGGTGGCCCTGATCGTGGTGGCAGTGGTGGTGGCGGTCAATCAACTCGAAGGCGACCTCCTGCAACCGGTCGTGATGGGCAAGTCACTGCAGCTCCACGCCCTGGTGATCCTGATGGCACTGACCGCCGGCACCATCCTCGCCGGCATCGTAGGTGCGGTGCTTTCCGTGCCCCTGGCCGCCGTCGTCTGGGCCATCATCCAGGTGTGGACGGCGGAGGATCCGAACCTGGCGGACATGAACCCGGACCTGCCGCCGCCGAACAGCCAGCCGGTCTAG
- a CDS encoding DUF1206 domain-containing protein: MSDSDSTLSQAADAVEEASNHPALDVLARAGFAVMALLHVIIGAIAIAVAFGQPGEAEPTGAIEQLAANTWGPAVMWACVAACTGLALWQASEATLRVRRKSGKERLSKLISSGFLAIAYGSVGLSFAGFAVGLRGDSSESTKDFSASLIATPWGLWALVALGLTIIGIGIYFVFKGVRRGFKEELFHFDGTRRGRLIDGLGVSGHIAKGAALGLTGLLFVIAAAKHDPNQSTGLDGSLKALRDHPFGPYLLVAIGAGFIAYGIFALIRSRFGRM; encoded by the coding sequence ATGTCGGACAGCGATTCCACCCTGAGCCAGGCCGCAGACGCCGTCGAGGAGGCCTCGAACCATCCGGCCCTTGACGTCCTGGCACGGGCCGGATTCGCCGTCATGGCGCTATTGCACGTTATTATCGGGGCCATCGCCATTGCTGTTGCTTTCGGCCAGCCCGGGGAGGCTGAACCCACAGGCGCCATTGAACAACTCGCGGCCAACACATGGGGGCCCGCTGTAATGTGGGCTTGTGTGGCCGCGTGCACGGGCCTCGCCTTGTGGCAAGCCAGCGAGGCCACCCTGCGGGTCCGCCGCAAGTCCGGCAAGGAGCGGTTGTCCAAGCTGATCTCCTCCGGCTTTCTCGCCATCGCCTACGGCAGTGTTGGCCTCAGCTTCGCCGGTTTCGCCGTCGGGCTGCGAGGCGACTCCAGCGAGAGCACGAAGGATTTCAGTGCCTCCCTGATAGCCACCCCCTGGGGACTGTGGGCGCTGGTGGCACTGGGCCTGACCATCATCGGGATCGGCATCTACTTCGTGTTCAAGGGCGTCCGCCGCGGCTTCAAGGAAGAGCTCTTCCACTTTGACGGGACACGGCGCGGCCGGCTCATCGACGGCCTTGGTGTTTCGGGCCATATCGCCAAAGGCGCGGCCCTGGGCCTCACCGGGCTGCTTTTTGTGATCGCCGCCGCCAAACACGACCCCAACCAATCAACCGGACTGGACGGCAGCCTCAAGGCCCTCCGCGACCACCCGTTCGGCCCGTACCTGCTGGTCGCCATTGGGGCAGGATTCATTGCCTACGGAATTTTCGCCCTCATCCGCTCACGGTTCGGGCGGATGTAG
- a CDS encoding SRPBCC family protein translates to MTHLLQDHPQRRGAGPRDDAPGISETAGRAFAGLFRVLKVARPVRPIHPKGVGLTGELTRTGNSGGPSGVDWLDAPGTDSVEARFSRSAGLPSRLPDVLGLALRLTPSDGGASGGGASGGGASGGGASGGGAVDVLLSSTGWNLPGRFLLQPKLDVPSATFTTLMPYRGRNGPVLLGLRTISLPGGSVISGRWVLGLYWAKTAGPWQQCGELRLQASPEPADTPLRFNPLENQPHGAQAYAWTRRLREGSYRAAQQPAPYAAVRAAVEHSAVGRPETASNQPGPATTGRNTMSTVSQLFNTPAADVWRVISDGWLYSGWVVGASRIRAVDDTWPQAGSRLHHSVGAWPLVINDSTRVTAAEPEKSLELVARGWPLGEAKVLITLQDQGNQCLVTLAEDAIRGPGKRVPKVLRDPMITMRNRETLKRLELMAAGGAGK, encoded by the coding sequence ATGACGCACTTGCTGCAGGACCACCCACAACGCCGCGGTGCGGGGCCGCGTGACGATGCGCCGGGAATTTCGGAGACGGCCGGACGTGCCTTTGCCGGCCTGTTCCGGGTCCTCAAAGTGGCCCGGCCCGTCCGGCCCATCCATCCGAAGGGCGTCGGCCTCACCGGAGAACTGACCCGGACCGGGAACTCCGGCGGTCCCAGCGGCGTGGACTGGCTCGACGCGCCGGGCACCGATTCCGTCGAGGCACGCTTCTCGCGTTCAGCGGGGTTGCCGTCCCGGCTTCCGGATGTCCTGGGCCTCGCCCTTCGTCTCACGCCGTCCGACGGCGGAGCTTCAGGCGGTGGAGCTTCAGGCGGCGGAGCTTCAGGCGGCGGAGCTTCAGGCGGCGGAGCTGTCGACGTGCTGTTGTCCTCCACCGGCTGGAATCTTCCGGGACGGTTCCTGCTCCAGCCCAAACTGGACGTTCCCTCCGCCACCTTCACTACCTTGATGCCCTACCGCGGCCGGAACGGACCCGTGCTGCTGGGGCTGCGGACTATCAGCCTGCCCGGCGGATCAGTGATCTCCGGCCGCTGGGTTCTCGGACTGTACTGGGCCAAAACGGCAGGTCCGTGGCAGCAGTGCGGCGAACTGAGGCTGCAGGCCAGCCCGGAACCGGCCGACACTCCCCTGCGCTTCAATCCGCTCGAAAACCAGCCGCACGGCGCGCAAGCCTACGCGTGGACCCGCCGCCTGCGGGAGGGCTCGTACCGGGCCGCACAGCAGCCCGCGCCGTACGCTGCCGTCCGCGCCGCCGTCGAGCATTCCGCCGTCGGACGTCCGGAAACAGCAAGCAACCAGCCCGGCCCAGCCACCACAGGAAGGAACACCATGTCCACCGTGTCACAGCTGTTCAACACCCCCGCCGCCGATGTCTGGCGGGTCATTTCCGATGGCTGGCTCTACTCCGGCTGGGTGGTGGGTGCCTCACGGATCCGCGCCGTGGATGACACCTGGCCGCAGGCCGGATCGCGCCTCCACCACTCCGTGGGCGCCTGGCCGCTGGTGATCAACGACAGCACCCGTGTGACCGCTGCCGAACCGGAGAAGTCACTGGAACTGGTGGCGCGCGGCTGGCCGCTGGGCGAGGCCAAGGTGCTGATCACGCTCCAGGACCAGGGCAACCAATGCCTCGTCACCTTGGCGGAAGATGCCATCCGCGGGCCCGGCAAGAGGGTGCCAAAGGTCCTGCGGGACCCCATGATCACCATGCGCAACCGCGAGACGCTCAAGCGGCTGGAGCTGATGGCGGCAGGCGGAGCCGGGAAGTAG
- a CDS encoding TM2 domain-containing protein — MTTWLLSLLLGTWGVDRFYLGKIGSGVAKLLTLGGLGIWAIVDLIITLTGNTRDKDGRPLEGYPENKKKAWIITGVVWLIGMVIGTFYMILSFTMLSAALEGRNIPVPPSNPSVTEAAPQPSSSGTASDATSFVVTVSEGDNVKVGVIDSVYVTEIPGMSYMKPANGGFLAINVSWETLSGTSLASASNFEAYDADGNEGEGIYLEEGLDGLPTEEVAAGDVRQGVIVFDVRKGPTTIVVNDASGDQASTFSLTPQ, encoded by the coding sequence ATGACCACCTGGCTTTTGTCGCTCCTGCTCGGCACCTGGGGTGTGGACCGTTTCTACCTCGGCAAGATCGGCTCCGGCGTCGCCAAGCTGCTGACGCTGGGCGGGTTGGGAATCTGGGCCATCGTTGACCTGATTATCACTTTGACCGGCAACACCAGGGACAAGGATGGTCGCCCGCTGGAAGGCTACCCGGAGAACAAGAAGAAGGCCTGGATCATCACCGGCGTCGTCTGGCTTATCGGCATGGTCATCGGAACCTTCTACATGATCCTGTCCTTTACGATGCTCTCTGCAGCACTTGAGGGGCGGAACATTCCGGTGCCGCCGTCGAACCCCTCAGTGACCGAAGCAGCACCGCAGCCCTCGTCCTCGGGAACTGCCAGCGATGCGACCTCCTTCGTGGTCACAGTATCCGAAGGCGACAATGTGAAGGTGGGCGTCATCGACTCGGTCTACGTCACCGAGATTCCCGGAATGTCCTATATGAAACCGGCAAACGGAGGGTTCCTCGCCATCAACGTTTCGTGGGAGACGCTCTCCGGTACCAGCCTGGCCAGCGCCTCAAACTTCGAGGCCTACGACGCGGACGGCAACGAGGGCGAAGGGATCTACCTGGAAGAAGGGCTTGATGGCCTGCCCACCGAGGAAGTTGCCGCCGGTGATGTTCGCCAGGGAGTGATCGTGTTCGACGTCAGGAAGGGCCCCACCACGATCGTGGTCAACGACGCCTCCGGCGACCAGGCATCCACCTTCAGCCTGACCCCCCAGTAG
- a CDS encoding FAD-dependent oxidoreductase, which yields MSSSTTVGSAERPLRVAVVGSGPAGVYAADILTKSEAVKSGELTVSIDLFDRYPAPYGLIRYGVAPDHPRIKGIVNALHKVLDRGDIRFFGNVDYGTDLTIEDLRTHYDAVIFATGAIKDADLNIPGIELDGSYGGADFVSWYDGHPDVPREWPLEAKEIAVIGNGNVALDVARVLSKHADDLLVSEIPENVYAGLKNSPVTDVHVFGRRGPAQVKFTPLELRELSHSKDVDIILYPEDFEFDEESDRQIQTNNQTKTMVGTLTNWIAEQPEDLSELKASRRLHLHFLHSPVEIYDDAETPGKVTGIKFERTELDGTGNARGTGELVDYPVQAVYRAIGYFGSALPEIEFDHKKGVIPNDGGRVLDAAGAHVPGIYATGWIKRGPVGLIGHTKGDALETVTYLLEDRENLPVAAVPAADAVVELLDSRGVKFTSWEGWLALDAHELALGAAATEAGGSHGVEVKRERIKVVPREDMVSISRDGVAAQV from the coding sequence GTGTCATCAAGCACCACCGTAGGTTCTGCCGAACGTCCGCTGCGCGTCGCCGTCGTGGGCTCCGGCCCGGCAGGCGTGTACGCCGCGGACATCCTCACCAAGAGTGAAGCCGTCAAGAGCGGCGAGCTGACCGTGAGCATCGACCTCTTTGACCGCTACCCGGCACCCTACGGCCTGATCCGCTACGGCGTGGCCCCGGACCACCCCCGCATCAAGGGCATCGTCAACGCCCTGCACAAGGTCCTGGACCGCGGCGACATCCGCTTCTTCGGCAACGTGGACTACGGCACCGACCTCACCATCGAGGACCTGCGCACCCACTACGACGCCGTCATTTTCGCCACCGGCGCCATCAAGGACGCGGACCTGAACATTCCCGGCATCGAGCTGGACGGTTCCTACGGCGGCGCGGACTTCGTCTCCTGGTACGACGGCCACCCCGACGTCCCGCGCGAATGGCCGCTGGAGGCCAAGGAAATCGCCGTGATCGGCAACGGCAACGTGGCCCTGGACGTGGCCCGCGTCCTGTCCAAGCACGCCGACGACCTTCTGGTTTCAGAGATTCCGGAGAACGTCTACGCCGGCCTGAAGAACTCGCCCGTCACGGACGTGCACGTCTTCGGCCGCCGCGGCCCGGCCCAGGTCAAGTTCACCCCGCTGGAGCTGCGCGAGCTGTCCCACTCCAAGGACGTGGACATCATCCTGTACCCGGAGGACTTCGAGTTCGACGAGGAATCAGACCGCCAAATCCAGACGAACAACCAGACCAAGACCATGGTGGGCACCCTCACCAACTGGATCGCCGAGCAGCCCGAGGACCTCTCCGAGCTGAAGGCTTCCCGCCGCCTGCACCTGCACTTCCTGCACAGCCCGGTGGAGATCTATGACGACGCCGAGACGCCGGGCAAGGTGACCGGCATCAAGTTCGAGCGCACCGAGCTGGACGGCACCGGCAACGCCCGCGGCACCGGCGAGCTCGTGGACTACCCGGTTCAGGCCGTGTACCGCGCCATCGGCTACTTCGGCTCGGCCCTGCCGGAGATCGAGTTCGACCACAAGAAGGGCGTCATCCCGAACGACGGCGGCCGCGTCCTGGACGCCGCCGGCGCCCACGTGCCGGGCATCTACGCCACCGGTTGGATCAAGCGCGGACCCGTCGGCCTGATCGGCCACACCAAGGGCGACGCCCTTGAGACCGTGACCTACCTGCTGGAAGACCGCGAAAACCTTCCGGTCGCCGCCGTTCCCGCGGCAGACGCCGTCGTGGAACTCCTCGACTCCCGCGGCGTGAAGTTCACCAGCTGGGAAGGCTGGCTGGCACTGGACGCCCACGAGCTCGCCCTCGGCGCAGCTGCAACCGAGGCCGGCGGCTCGCACGGTGTTGAGGTCAAGCGTGAGCGCATCAAGGTGGTGCCGCGCGAGGACATGGTTTCCATCTCCCGCGACGGTGTAGCAGCGCAGGTCTAG